GGATCTCGTGAGCCTGGTCGTTGTAGTTGTATCGAACCATGATGCGGTGAGACCCCACATTCCAGTCGAACCGACCCAGGTACACCTTCTCGTTCAGAGTGATGGAGCGATTTCCCGTGTAGAAACCAATGAGTGGATTCGAGGTTGTCGAGTTCGGCTTCGGCATGAGCGATAGTTCTGTTCCTATCGCAGGGTTACTGACAGAAGATATCAAGGCAGCGGTCGCCGTATCGCCAGTCATGGTTTGAGAACTGTTCTGAATGTCGCCCTCAAAATTGAAGAAGAAGAAAGCCTTGTCGTGGAGTACAGGTCCGCCGATATTACCTCCAAAATCGTTGTAGCGAAGCTTGGGTATCTGGACTATGGGAGTGACATGCTTGTTGTTCCAGGTGTTCGCATCGAGGGCGTCATTCCGAATGTATTCGAACAGGTTGCCATGAAAGCGGTTCGAGCCGGATTTGGTTGTCAGGGTCAGAATGCCGCCGGACGCCCTTCCATACTGTGCCGAAGGAACACCACTCGTCGTTCGGAACTCGTCGATCGCATCAACGCTCATGGTGTTGATGTTGCTTCCCGTGCCACCGATCGCCGATCCAAGCGAGTTTGATTCGCCGAATGTGGCATCCACTCCATCGATAAGAATGTTGTTTGCCAACCCAGGGGCGCCGTTGACCTCAAAACCACCACGTCCGTTGAGCGTCGTCGAGCCAGAATTCGCGTTGACTCCAGGCTGGAGACCGATAAGCGGAAAGAAGTTCCGTTGATTCAGAGGAAGGTTGTTGATTTTTTGCGGCTCGACTTCAGTTCCCAGGTCTGCCGATACTGAATTCAAAAGCTGAGTGGTAGCGGACACCTGAATGTTCTCGGATGCTGAACCCAACTTCAGTTGCACGTTGATCTGGGAGCGCTGTCCCGTGATGACGGCAAATGTGGAGGTCGCCGCATTTCCGAAACCAGATGCCTGGACGGTAATGGCGTAGCTTCCTGGCACGACCACGGGAAACTCATAGTATCCCGTCTGGTTGGTCGTCGCCTTCGATTCCACTCCCGTAGCGGTATTTCGGGCAGTCACCTGCGCTTGCGGGATCACGCTCTGCGCAGGGTCGATCACGGTACCGCTGATGCTTCCGCCAGAAACCTGGCTCAAGGCGGGAAGCGCCGTTATGAAAAACAGTAAGAATGCGAAAAGGGCAGTGAGTGATATTGGTAAACGATGAGGTTCTAGATGAGGTTCTATACGAGTGCGTCTGAGCGTGTCCATGAGATTGGCCTACCTCCAAAAGTGTCAACAAAGTTGGCGCTAGCAAATCGCAAAACGTCTGAGAGTAGACGACTGAATTTGTCCGATCAGAAGTAGCGATGTGCGGGCTATCCGTGACCACACTAAGGAGGCCGATGAGGGGCATCCAAGTTGCGGAGCTGAGCTACACCAGCGATTAAGACGTGTATCGCCATCGGTATACACCGGTGTAAGTTATTGACATGCTTTAGATTTGTACTCGAGTTGTGTCGGCAGAACCCGCATTGTCAAAGTTCGATGAATCATGGAGTGCAGCCCTCGGATGAGCTGGGAGGCGCGACGAATTTGCACTGCTGTAACAGATTGAGTGGTCAAGTCAGATAAAATTGGATTCTGATTCAAGCAGTTTTGCGATGCTCTGAGGAGGCGGTGACTTTGTGTGTTGCTGACTGAGGGAAAACCATCTAAAAATGTCTCCCGAGGCATCGATGTTGTACGTTCGGGTAAAACGATGGGACAAACTCAGGTTGACGAAAGAAAGCAACAAGAGGACGTAGAGCAAGCTTTACAGCGAATATGTATCAGCGCAGAATTCGCGAAGGCAGGCCGAGCGAAGGATATCCTCCTATTCATCGTTCGCCACTCGTTTGCCAAGCCAGGTATCGGCCTCAGTGAAAGAGAAATTGCCGCCGAAGTTCTGGACTCTCCTGACGATTGGGATCCCAAGGTCGATCCGAGCATAAGAATCACTGTAGGGCGTCTGCGAACTAAGCTCGACCGTTACTATGCGGTTTCGGGAGATAGTGATCCTGTACGAATCGAACTGCCCAAAGGCAGTTATGTTCCTCGTCTAGTTTTCCAAGAACACCGGATTTCACCGAGAAGTGCCGAGATCGAACCTCCGATACTTGACCATGAGGACACAGCGGCGAAGGGTCGCTCTCCACGTGCCATAGCGTTCTTGACCGTCGCCTTGTTGCTTACTGTGTCACTTTTGGCATTTTTCTATTTCCGACATTCCAATCTACCGTTTGAACAAAGAGCCTACAGCATTTCAGCTCTTACCTCTGCGCCCGGACGAGAATCGAGTCCAGCCGTCTCACCCGACGGACATGCCATAGCCTTCGTTTGGGATGCGAATGGGAAGAACTACGATATATACATCACCAATGCTGACGGGACCGGGCTCCGGCGTCTGACCAACTCGCCCGATCCTGAGTTCTCCCCAGCTTGGTCACCAGACGGAGAGCGGATTGCTTTCATAAGAGTTAAGGACTATCTGGCATCCATCGTCGTTAAACCAGTCCGCGGTGGTGGTGCTGAGAAGGTAGTGAAGACCTTTCGTGCGGCAGCGGGGAGTTGGGTCAGCGACCTGGACCCCGTGTTTGACGATATCGGTCCCATTTGGTCTCCTGACGGACGGCATCTAGTGTATTCCGACCTTACCGATCAACACGCACTCGTCGAAGTCGAGATCGAAACAGACAAGATTCAACGCCTGACACCGCCATACGACCTCACAAAGGATCTTCGGGATTTCTATCCCCGGTATTCCGGTGACGGCAGGTACATTGCGTACGCACACTATACTTCTCATGGAAGCGGTGATCTATATCTTCTCGATAGAACAACCGGAAACACGAGACAGTTGACCCACGATCAGTCCGCAATCCGTGGTCTAAGCTGGCTGCCGGATCATAAGTCTTTGGTTTTCGCGTCAGATCGTGAAGGATCTTCTATTTTGTGGACGATGAACGCCTTCTCTGACGTAGTTCCGCGTCTGCTCCCTGCGGACAGCGCCCACGTCTTGGAGCCCGCATCGGGACCTTCTCGCGATTGGCTGGTGTATGTCGATTCGACCGAAAACTGGGCTCTCAGACGGTACGAGGTCACTCCATCGGGGCTCCGTAAGGACACTTGGATTCTTCCGACCAATGCCAGGAACCACGAACCTGTCTACTCTCGGGATGGCAAACACATAGCCTTTACGTCAGATCGCTCAGGCCATTGGGCGGTGTGGATGGCAGATGCCGATGGCACAAATCTCATTCAGCTCACGAGTTTTGAGGGGCACTGGATGGGAGGTGTGTCTTGGTCCTCGGACGGAACGAAATTGATCTTCGACGCTCGACCGAAAGGGCATTCGAATCTCTTTATGGTGCAAGCCTCAGATCATAAGCTGGTGCATCTCATAGATTCACCATACGAGGATCGCGTGCCAACTTGGTCTAAAGATGGTTCGAGCATCTACTTCAGTTCAACGCGGAACGGGTCTCTAGCACTCTATAAATTCGACGCGCAATCGCAAGATGTGAGCCTGCTGTTTCCGAATATCTTCGCTGCCGAAGCCTCGCCTGATGAAGATCTAATCTTCGGAGGGGATAACGTCGGCAATTTCAATGTTTTTACTTCAAGCTGGGTCCCTCTTCCCGCTCTGACACAGCATATAAGGCCAGATCCTGTACTCAACTGGTCGGTATCCCAGGGCGGCTTATACTTTACTACGCGTGAAACTCCCGAGTCGCCATACGAGGTCGTACGCTATGCCCACGGCGTGTTTACACGACTGGGCAATCTCGACGGAGCCGTTCTTTCGGGACGAAATATTACCGTATCTCCAGATGGTCGATACATTGTCGTGGCCGAGGCGGTATCGACCAAGAGTAATCTCAAAATTCGAAAGCTCTTAGCTAAGTAGCCGCCCTTCGGGGACGAGGATACATCAACGGCCGAGTAACTAAAGGGAAGGTGCAGGAGGAGGAACTTGACTCCTGCCGCGCAGCAGGCGGGCGGGGGCCGGCGGAGCGGGATGTGGGTGCAGGGAGAAACCAAAGCGGGTTCTCCCTGCGCGATTTTCGAGCATAAACAGAAGAGCGGCGTGGCGCGCCGCCCTTCTGTGAGTGAACTTGCTATGCTGCTTTCTTTGCGGTCTTCTTGAGTTTGTTGGTGGGGGTCTTGACAGTCGGTTTCTTGACGGCCTTGGCCTTCTCCTTCTCCGCGAACTCCTTGCGGACTTTGGCGGTGATGGCGTCGGTATCCACCTTGTACACGGTCGCTGCATCCTTGAGCGCAGACGGAGCATTACTGCGGGCAGCGGCCAGCACGATAGTCAACTCGACCGTCAGCCGTCCCAACACGCTCTCTTCGGCACGGCGCAGGAAAGCGACAAACAGCTTCCCGATGGAGTCGCTGTTCTTTACCTTCTTGATGCCGTGCTGCTTGGCGACGATGGCGAGACGGTTCTCGTCCAGCATCGCGGCCAGCCGGTCGACCACAAACAGCAGGTCGCGCTTCATCAGACGCACCGGGACGGCTGCGCCGATGGCAGAGAGAACACGGATGCCCGTTGTATTGGAAATCGCCTCCTCCTTGCGCCGCTTCTCCTGCTCGGCTTTCCACTTGGCGTTATCCGCGACGTTCTGCGGCGTCTGCTTCTTGGGTTTGGGGTGATGCACCGGGCAGTCGGCGTTGGTGCATACCTTCTGGATGGTGCCCTGTCCGTGCCCTTCGGTCACGATGGCCTCGGTGACGAACTTGCACGTCTTATACTCCGGCCACTGCGCCCGCGCCTTGTCCTCCGGTTTGTCCTCCCGAATTGCCACGTACTTGTTGCGCGCGAGAACGGGGCTGCCTTCGCGCTGCTGCCCCTGCAAGGTGCTGATCTGCACGAGCCTGGGTTTGGCGGCGACGGTGGCGGCGACGTGCGCCTCGACCTTCGCCTGATAGCAGCTTGGGTTGGTGCAAGCGTCCTGCTTGCCGAGGTCGGCAAACAAGAGCTTGTTATGCCCGGTACGATTCGGGCAGTCCACGCAGCTTCCGGCGATGGCGACCAGATGAGCGTTGCGCTTATCGAACGGAGCGTCCTTGAGAAGCAAGAGCACGTTCGACTCAATCCAGAAACGCAGGTTGCGGACGGGCAGGAGAATCCGTGCGGGCTTGTCGCTGTGGTTGGTGTGTACCTCCTTGAAACAGGCGGTGAGTCCCTGTTGCTGGAGGTCGGCGGGCAGCTTCGCCAGCATGAGCGCGTGGCCCACACCAATATCGCTGCGGTAGAACGCATCGACCACGGCCTCGCACAGTTCGGTCAGCTTCAACCGCTGCGCGATGTAGACGGGCGTTTTACCTACCTTCGCGGCAATCTGCTCGATGCTGTACTTCGGTTCGTCCAGTGTGAGAAGCCGCTTGTACCCTTCGGCCTCTTCCATCGGGTGAACGTCGCGGCGCTGGAGATTTTCAATTTATCTTTAGTCCTTCAGAAGCAGTCCATGACGTCCACGACGTGCCATTTCACACCGTCGTGGAATTGTTATCTGTAGAGCGTGTATGACGTGTAGCTGGAAGTGAAGTTCTCTGCTTGCCGGATGGAGGTAGCCCGCATTGGCACAGTGAGCGTAGCGAACTGCGCCAATGCGGGCTGGCGCTCAACCTCTGGGGGTAGATGTGAGCAAGGTGCAACGAATCATCATGGCAGATAGCCATGAGCGCAGTTGGATCGTCCTCGATGCGAGCGGACGACCCATTACAGAAGTCAATGAATACCTGCTGTATCTTCACCATCTCGGGCGGTCCCCGAACACGGTCAGAGCCTATGCTCATCATCTTCAGCTCTTCCACGAGTTCCTGATAGACTCCCGTCGCAACTGGAAGAAGCTGGCTCTGACCGATCTGGCCACATTCGTGGGCTGGCTACGTCTGTCATCGAGGAAGGCCAAGGAGCCGCGTTCCGACTCGACAATCAACGTAGTGCTGGCGGCAGTGGGATCGTTCTATGAATATCAGGACAGGCTGGGTGTAGAGACGGAGATCAGCCGTTCACGCCGCTTCGGAGCAAAGAGTCCCTACAAGCCGTTTCTTCACCAAATCAATCGGACACAATCTCTGCGACAAGCTGTGATGCGTGTGCGAACAACGAAGCTGTTGCCCAAGGTTCTTATAGCCGCCGACGTTCAGCGGCTGCTGGATGCCTGCATCCATCTTCGGGATCGCTTGCTGTTGTGCCTGCTGTATGAAAGTGGGATGCGCATCGGCCAAGTGCTTGGCCTGCGACACGCAGATATCCGTTCGTTCGATGGCGAGATCGAAATCGTTCCACGTCTAAATCTGAATGGGGCACGCGCAAAGTCGCGCACCGCCTACGTCGTCCATGTCTCAAAGGAGGCCATGTCGCTGTATGCAGACTACCTCGTGCACGAGTGCCAAGAAGCTTCGAACGACTACGTGTTCGTGAACTGCTGGGGCGGCCGCATCGGGGCTCCGATGAACTATGCGACCGTCATCGATCTGTTCCGCGCTCTCGGTAAGCGAACTGGGCTGCATATAACGCCACACATGTTCCGGCACACGCATGCAACCGAGTTGCTGCGAGCTGGATGGGATGCGGCCTATGTGCAAAAGCGGCTGGGTCACGCCCATATCCAGACTACGACGAGCACCTACGCGCATCTGTCCGGTGAAGATATGGGAGCGGCGTACGCACGCTATCTGCGGGAGCGTGAACGATGAGCCGCCGATGCGCGGAGTGGAATCACGCCAAGCAGCATCGCCTTCTCGCTCAACTAAAGGGCTTCTGGGCGGAAGATGTCTGGGACATGCAGAGCTGCCGATGCAAGGTCTATCGCTGAAGGCAAACCAACGTCGTCTCCGGCTCGAATGCAAGTCGAGAACGATCAACGGAGAGCTGAAGTATGCGTTCTGGAAGAAGTTCGCTGAGGGCCAGTGGACAAGCACACAAGAGCTGACGAGGGTGCATCTGCTCGTGAGATGGCTCAACAGCCTAAAGCATCTTCCGGTATCGCTCATGGAGCGTGACCTGGAATCGTGGAAGCGTTCGTACACGGCTTATCTTCGACGCTGCGGGATGTATCGCATGGGCATAACCCATCGCATGGATAGCAGCCAGCAACCGCGTGTGACACCGCGCGATAGCGCGTATATCAGCACTCTGCGGCAGGCATACCTTGTTCTGAGCGACGCGTATGATGACCGACCGGAGCAGGAAAAGGACATATGGGATCTGCGACGCGTATCAATGCTGCACAACCCAACGCTGTCTCCGGGGCCGCTGAACTTCCTGAAGATCAGGCAGCCCTGGCTCCGTGTCGCGGCAAAGTCACATCTTGCATACAGTCTCCCGATCTATGCGGAGGGAACGTGTCGAACACGGCTGCAATCTCTGGTCTGCTTCTCGGAGTTCCTCGCTGCCGCCAAGCCTCAAGCCACGGCCCGTTCGATCACGCGTCCGCTGCTGTTGCGCTATCTGAGCTACCTTCCGAGCCGAGTGTGTACCGGCGCGAGAAAGAACCATGTCATCAACCTGCGGACGTTCCTTGAAATGGCTCATCGTGAGCGGTGGTTGCCGGTTGGTCCCGAGCGGCTGATCCACGACGAAGAGGTTCCGCAGCCAATGAAGCATCAGCCTCGTTATATCCCTTCGACGGTGCTCGACCAACTGAACCAGCACCTTCATGACCTGAAGCCATCGTGGATGCGGAAGGTGCTCATCTTGCAAGAGTGCGGCATGCGAATCAGCGAGCTGCTGCAGCTCTCGCTGGACTGCCTCTCGCAGGACGCGCGTGGCATCTACTATCTCCGTTACCTCCAGGGCAAGGTTCGGCGGGAGAACGCGATCCCTGTATCGCAGGAGATAGCGCATGTCGTGCAGGAGCAGCAAGCGTCAGTTCGGGAACGTCATCGAGACTTCTACCTTCTGTTCCCCAGCGAACGGGGTCGTCCGATCCGCCAGGCCAGCTTCGCGCAGGTCATCAATCAGCTCGCCTACAACCATCGCATCACGGATGCGAATGGGAACCTCTTCCGCTTCCAGTCACACCAGTTCCGCCACACGGTGGGCACGCGCATGATCAATCTCGGCGTACCTCACCACATCATCCAGCGCTACCTGGGCACAAGGGCCCCGAGATGACCAGCCGTTACGCCCATATCCACGACAGCACGATGCGGGAGAAACTCTCTGAGTATCTTGCAGGCACGCTGGTTGATGTCGCTGGACATAAGGTCGTGGAAGACAGCGTCAACGATACGGTCGAGCTGCAGTGGTTCACCCGTAACGTGCTCGCGCAGGCTCTGACCAATGGCTACTGTGCGATCCCCACGGTGGCTGGCCCTTGCCCTCATCCGAACGCCTGTCTGAACTGCGCTCACTTCCGCACCGACATCACCTTCCTGGACGTTCATCGTGCCGAACTGCGCGAGACCGAACGCGTCATCGCCAAAGCCGATGCGAACGGCTGGACGCGACAAAGCGAGATGAATGCGCGCAAACGAACGAATCTGGTAAACATCATCACCACTCTGGAGGAGACACATGCGTAGAAATACAGAAGGGCTGAAGCGTAGCGCAAAGCTCAGAACCGCCGCCGCGCTGGAGAAAGCGCAAGCCGCCATCCGTCGTATGCAAGTGGAAGAGATCGCGATCAACTTCCGCACGGTCGCGGCCCACGCCGGCGTATCCACCGCCTGGCTCTACAGCACCAAACCTCTACGAGATCGCATCGTGAAGCTTCGCGCCGTATCGAAGACGCCCGTGCAGAACGATACGAACCATCGACGGCTCATCTCGCAGGAGCGAGTGATCGCCACACTGCGACTCCGCGTCAAGGATCTGGAAGCCAACAACAACGAGCTCAAAGAACAACTGGAACGAGCCTATGGACAGCTTGCGATACCTTCCTCAAATAACAAATCTGCACGTCGTGGACATGTCCATGACGTGCAGGCCCGCGAAAACAGAAAGAAATCTCTTGACCACTACAGATAATTCAATCAACTGCGCCTCCAACACTTCGGCATCGGTCATGTACTTGATGCGGACAGGCACAGTGGCAGCTTCGGCCATCTTCGCGGCGCGGTAACGCCGTGCGCCAAAGACAATCTCAAAGCCGCGCTCATTCAAGGGACGGACGAGCAACGGCGAGAGAACACCCTGGCTGCGGATGGTTTCGGCCAACTCTTTCAGGCTGGCCTCCTCGAAGAGACGGCGCGGGTTGGTGGCGGACTCGGTGAGCATGGTGAGGGGAAGGTCGCGGTACTCGGTGGCGTTGACGATGGTGGTATTCATGGTGATGGCTCCTTTCGAGCGGGGTTGCACTGCATGGGGTCATGGGGCGTACACGCTGGCCTGTGTCCGCTCCGGGGAACGGAAACGGGTCAGGCGCGTGGGGTCTGCCGCTGCCGTGCGAAGGCTTCGGCAAAGCCCTGGGCGCGGAGATTCTTGTCCCACAGCGCGGCGAGCTTTTCGTGTTCGTCGTAGAGGTCACGGATGAACACATAGTTCTCGCCGTCGATGGTGCGGGAGAACTGTTCGACACCCGCGTGGTCGTCGCGGTAATAAAACGGGGTAAGGTGCGCTCCACCCGCAAGGCCAAGCTCGAAACACATCTCAGGCTTCGCCAGTGCGTCGGCGTATTGGGCGACGGACAAAGCCGGGAGACCACATGGGCCGGACTCGTCCATCGCGTCAATCACGAGGGCGACATGCGGTGGGTTCTCGACTGTGAGGTAAAGGCCGTGGTGCCAACCTCCGGCCTTCTTGAGAATGGCAAGGACTGTTTTCATTACGCCACCTGAGCCAGTTCTGCATCGGGCATCGCCGCCTGTTCTGCGGTCGGCGGCTTCAATGCGGCGAGGATGACGGCGGAGGTCTGCTGCACCACTTCCAAGCTCTCGGCCAGTAAGGAAGCGTTGCCGTGGTAAAGCTGGATGTAGTCGGCGGAAGCGGTGCCGGTGTCCAGCCCTATGGCCTTGGCAATCACAAACGCAATCGCCTCGGCTTCGGTCTCGCGTACCGTCTTCGTGGTGGCGGTGCGGCGTTCAGCCTTGTGCAACATCTCATGCGCGACTTCATGCACCAGCGTTGCGAACTCCTCGGCCTTCGACTGCCCCGGAAGGATGGCGATGCGCCCGCCGTAGCTCATCCCCAGCGCGGGAGCAATCTTCTCGGTAAAGACAAGTTCGATACCCTGCTGTTCGATGAAGGACAGCAAGCGGTCGCGGTTCTCGCCCACGTCGCCGGACATTTCGCGCAGTTCGGGAAGCTCTGCGCCTTCGGTCTGCGACACGTCGAAGACATGCGCCGAACGGAACCCAACCAAGACCGCCGTGTTCTGCTTGGTCACGTCCTTGTCGGCTTCGGTGTCCTTCTTGCGACGAACGCCGACGATGGGGGCAATGATGCGGATGCCCTTCTCGCCCTTCTTGACACTGCGGCCAACCTCTTTCCATTTCCAGAACCCGGCCACCTGCGTAGCGTCCGGCTTCTGCCGTGCGATTTCGAGGATGTTGCCAAAGCTGTAGTTATGGAAGCGGCTCATCGCCGTGAGGTACGCGGTGAGTGCATCGGAGTGTCCGGCCTCAAGCTGCTCGATGAGGCTCTTGATGTTGGCGGCGATCACTTCTCTCGCCGTCTGGGGCTGTTGCCGTTGCTGCGGCGGTTCAGGGTTTTCGCTGGTGAGGCGACGGGTGCTGGTGGTGGCTACGGTCTGCATGGGTGTTTCCTCCGTGAAGGAGGGCTGTTCGCCTTTGGCTCTCAACCAAATTTCTTTTGTTGAGTGCCCCCCTTCATGGTTTTGGCGGCGGGCAGGGACGAGGCGGGTTCGGTCAAGGGCGCGCGCACGTCTGCGCGTTCATGGAGCGTCAGCGAACACCCTTGACGGGTTCCGACCGGCTCTGCCATAAAGCCGCATGAAGGGGGCACTTGATAAAAGAAGAAATTCGGTCCTCTCCTTATCGCTTTTGGCTTTGGCCTGTAGGGAGGGCGTTGCGGGAGGGAACGTCCCGCTGTGGTGGGTGGCGGAAGACGCACAGCGGCTGGAGACAGGGAGGAGTGCAACTCCTCCCTGAGATAATCGGATTGCGCGATGGTGCGCGGGAGAGAATATGAGCTTGCAGGCAATGACCAACAACCCTTTTACGCTGGTCAAGAACGATGGACGGAAGATTGATTTTAAAGGGCTTCTCTCGCAGAAGACGCTTACCACCTTCAATCACACTCTTCAGGTCGAGGATGGGGATACGGTCGAGCGCACTTTACCAAACGGCACACTTGAACGGTTTCAGGTGATGGACACCGGGTATCATCCTGGCTTGTCAGGAGCGATTAGCCCGAACTACCAAATGAAGGTCGAAAAGCTCGGAACTCCGATACCATCGCTACGTGCCTCAGCCGCGAACGTCACCAATATTTACAACGTCCATGGCCCAAACGCCCGCGTCAATCTCCAGAGCGTCGATTCCTCCAGCAATATCGCAAACATCGGGGAGACGGAGCTATTCGACAAAATCAGGTCTGCAATCGAAGCGGGAGTCCTTGGACCCCAGCGCGAGCAGATGCTGTCTGCTGTCACCGAACTTCAAACGTCGGCAGGTACAGAAAGCTACTCGGATAAATTTCAGAAGTTGTTCTCAGTTTCCGCTAATGCGATGACGGTCCTCGGCCC
This is a stretch of genomic DNA from Granulicella sp. WH15. It encodes these proteins:
- a CDS encoding PD40 domain-containing protein, whose protein sequence is MLLTEGKPSKNVSRGIDVVRSGKTMGQTQVDERKQQEDVEQALQRICISAEFAKAGRAKDILLFIVRHSFAKPGIGLSEREIAAEVLDSPDDWDPKVDPSIRITVGRLRTKLDRYYAVSGDSDPVRIELPKGSYVPRLVFQEHRISPRSAEIEPPILDHEDTAAKGRSPRAIAFLTVALLLTVSLLAFFYFRHSNLPFEQRAYSISALTSAPGRESSPAVSPDGHAIAFVWDANGKNYDIYITNADGTGLRRLTNSPDPEFSPAWSPDGERIAFIRVKDYLASIVVKPVRGGGAEKVVKTFRAAAGSWVSDLDPVFDDIGPIWSPDGRHLVYSDLTDQHALVEVEIETDKIQRLTPPYDLTKDLRDFYPRYSGDGRYIAYAHYTSHGSGDLYLLDRTTGNTRQLTHDQSAIRGLSWLPDHKSLVFASDREGSSILWTMNAFSDVVPRLLPADSAHVLEPASGPSRDWLVYVDSTENWALRRYEVTPSGLRKDTWILPTNARNHEPVYSRDGKHIAFTSDRSGHWAVWMADADGTNLIQLTSFEGHWMGGVSWSSDGTKLIFDARPKGHSNLFMVQASDHKLVHLIDSPYEDRVPTWSKDGSSIYFSSTRNGSLALYKFDAQSQDVSLLFPNIFAAEASPDEDLIFGGDNVGNFNVFTSSWVPLPALTQHIRPDPVLNWSVSQGGLYFTTRETPESPYEVVRYAHGVFTRLGNLDGAVLSGRNITVSPDGRYIVVAEAVSTKSNLKIRKLLAK
- a CDS encoding chromosome partitioning protein ParB — its product is MEEAEGYKRLLTLDEPKYSIEQIAAKVGKTPVYIAQRLKLTELCEAVVDAFYRSDIGVGHALMLAKLPADLQQQGLTACFKEVHTNHSDKPARILLPVRNLRFWIESNVLLLLKDAPFDKRNAHLVAIAGSCVDCPNRTGHNKLLFADLGKQDACTNPSCYQAKVEAHVAATVAAKPRLVQISTLQGQQREGSPVLARNKYVAIREDKPEDKARAQWPEYKTCKFVTEAIVTEGHGQGTIQKVCTNADCPVHHPKPKKQTPQNVADNAKWKAEQEKRRKEEAISNTTGIRVLSAIGAAVPVRLMKRDLLFVVDRLAAMLDENRLAIVAKQHGIKKVKNSDSIGKLFVAFLRRAEESVLGRLTVELTIVLAAARSNAPSALKDAATVYKVDTDAITAKVRKEFAEKEKAKAVKKPTVKTPTNKLKKTAKKAA
- a CDS encoding tyrosine-type recombinase/integrase codes for the protein MADSHERSWIVLDASGRPITEVNEYLLYLHHLGRSPNTVRAYAHHLQLFHEFLIDSRRNWKKLALTDLATFVGWLRLSSRKAKEPRSDSTINVVLAAVGSFYEYQDRLGVETEISRSRRFGAKSPYKPFLHQINRTQSLRQAVMRVRTTKLLPKVLIAADVQRLLDACIHLRDRLLLCLLYESGMRIGQVLGLRHADIRSFDGEIEIVPRLNLNGARAKSRTAYVVHVSKEAMSLYADYLVHECQEASNDYVFVNCWGGRIGAPMNYATVIDLFRALGKRTGLHITPHMFRHTHATELLRAGWDAAYVQKRLGHAHIQTTTSTYAHLSGEDMGAAYARYLRERER
- a CDS encoding tyrosine-type recombinase/integrase, whose protein sequence is MQGLSLKANQRRLRLECKSRTINGELKYAFWKKFAEGQWTSTQELTRVHLLVRWLNSLKHLPVSLMERDLESWKRSYTAYLRRCGMYRMGITHRMDSSQQPRVTPRDSAYISTLRQAYLVLSDAYDDRPEQEKDIWDLRRVSMLHNPTLSPGPLNFLKIRQPWLRVAAKSHLAYSLPIYAEGTCRTRLQSLVCFSEFLAAAKPQATARSITRPLLLRYLSYLPSRVCTGARKNHVINLRTFLEMAHRERWLPVGPERLIHDEEVPQPMKHQPRYIPSTVLDQLNQHLHDLKPSWMRKVLILQECGMRISELLQLSLDCLSQDARGIYYLRYLQGKVRRENAIPVSQEIAHVVQEQQASVRERHRDFYLLFPSERGRPIRQASFAQVINQLAYNHRITDANGNLFRFQSHQFRHTVGTRMINLGVPHHIIQRYLGTRAPR
- a CDS encoding DUF6262 family protein → MRRNTEGLKRSAKLRTAAALEKAQAAIRRMQVEEIAINFRTVAAHAGVSTAWLYSTKPLRDRIVKLRAVSKTPVQNDTNHRRLISQERVIATLRLRVKDLEANNNELKEQLERAYGQLAIPSSNNKSARRGHVHDVQARENRKKSLDHYR
- a CDS encoding ParB/RepB/Spo0J family partition protein, whose protein sequence is MNTTIVNATEYRDLPLTMLTESATNPRRLFEEASLKELAETIRSQGVLSPLLVRPLNERGFEIVFGARRYRAAKMAEAATVPVRIKYMTDAEVLEAQLIELSVVVKRFLSVFAGLHVMDMSTTCRFVI
- a CDS encoding ArdC family protein, whose amino-acid sequence is MQTVATTSTRRLTSENPEPPQQRQQPQTAREVIAANIKSLIEQLEAGHSDALTAYLTAMSRFHNYSFGNILEIARQKPDATQVAGFWKWKEVGRSVKKGEKGIRIIAPIVGVRRKKDTEADKDVTKQNTAVLVGFRSAHVFDVSQTEGAELPELREMSGDVGENRDRLLSFIEQQGIELVFTEKIAPALGMSYGGRIAILPGQSKAEEFATLVHEVAHEMLHKAERRTATTKTVRETEAEAIAFVIAKAIGLDTGTASADYIQLYHGNASLLAESLEVVQQTSAVILAALKPPTAEQAAMPDAELAQVA